A window of the Neofelis nebulosa isolate mNeoNeb1 chromosome 13, mNeoNeb1.pri, whole genome shotgun sequence genome harbors these coding sequences:
- the LOC131493665 gene encoding zinc finger protein 33B-like isoform X1, which yields MNKSQIEQRFQGSVSFKDVTVGFTQEEWQCLDSSQRSLYRDVMLENYSHLVSVGSCATKPEVIFRLEQGEEPWIWEEEFPSQSLPEVWETDHKKGRSRENQHKPVKEVAFISKKTLTKERDIVIGKPFNLDTNSFPSRESLCQCDSYGVSFSCISELCINKKRRLGEKTGEFSACGKLLLSIKHKKTPTSEKSEFFKHGETFSQDEDSVDREKIQSAEKNFEYYMYQETFPKKATLSTYKREITEENHSECIEYGRTFFPNSSFLLHHMNASDENHCGLRGCGKSLCVKSTLLKPHGARMKPSECSESGDRFRGDLCLPQLQKTHTGEKHFECNECGKAFWHKSHLTRHQRIHTGEKRFQCDECGKTFWEKSDLTKHQRSHTGEKPYVCNECGKAFSHKSALTIHQRIHTGEKPYQCSACGKTFYQKTDLTKHQRTHIGLKPYECYECGKSFWINSHLILHQRTHTGEKPFECPDCGKSFCQKAYLTQHQKTHVKDKPYKCNACGKTFYHKSVLTRHQKIHTELKPYECCECGKTCLESDHMVHQRNTGEKPFVCPECGKSFSRKSTLSQHHRTHTGEKPFECHECGKIFYNKSSLSKHSRIHTGEKPYGCNECGKTFCQKSQLTYHQRIHIGDKPYECNQCGKAFCYKSALIVHQRTHTKEKPYKCNECGKSFCVKSGLTLHQRKHTGEKPYECNECGKSFVQKSRLTQHQRMHIGEQPYECNECRRAFCDKSALSVHQRTHTEEKPYKCNECGKSFYLKSALLIHQRKHTGEKPYKCNQCGKSFIHRSSLTVHYRVHTGEKSCQCNECGKIFYRKSNLVNHQRSHTGEKPYECNTCGKPFSQKSNLIVHQRTHTQEKP from the coding sequence aagTCTGGGAAACTGATCACAAGAAAGGAAGGAGCCGAGAAAACCAGCATAAACCTGTGAAGGAAGTTGCATTCATCAGTAAGAAAACGCTGACCAAGGAACGTGATATTGTAATAGGAAAACCATTTAACCTGGACACAAATTCGTTTCCTTCCAGAGAAAGCCTCTGTCAGTGTGACTCATATGGAGTGAGTTTCAGCTGTATTTCTGAATTGTGTATCAATAAGAAAAGACGTTTGGGAGAAAAGACTGGTGAATTTAGTGCCTGTGGAAAATTGCTACTCAGTATTAAACACAAGAAAACTCCTACTAGtgagaaaagtgaattttttaaacatgggGAAACTTTCAGTCAGGATGAGGACTCTGTTGATCGTGAAAAGATTCAAAGTGCAGAGaaaaattttgaatattacaTGTATCAAGAAACCTTCCCCAAAAAGGCAACATTGAGTACGTACAAGAGAGAGATCACTGAAGAGAATCACTCTGAATGTATTGAATATGGGAGAACCTTCTTTCCTAACTCCTCTTTCTTGTTACATCACATGAATGCCTCCGACGAGAATCACTGTGGACTGCGTGGTTGTGGGAAATCGTTATGTGTGAAGTCTACCCTTTTGAAACCTCATGGGGCACGTATGAAACCCTCGGAGTGTAGTGAGAGTGGGGATCGTTTCCGGGGGGATTTATGCCTTCCACAACTTCAGAAAactcatacaggagagaaacacTTTGAatgcaatgaatgtgggaaagcgtTTTGGCATAAGTCCCACCTCACTCGACATCAGAGGatacacacaggagagaaacgcTTTCAGTGTGATGAATGTGGAAAAACTTTCTGGGAGAAGTCAGACCTCACGAAACATCAGAGATCACACACGGGGGAGAAGCCCTATGTGTGCAACGAATGTGGTAAAGCCTTCAGCCACAAGTCCGCCCTCACGATACACCAGAGAATACATACAGGGGAGAAACCCTATCAGTGTAGCGCGTGTGGGAAAACTTTTTACCAGAAGACAGACCTCACCAAACACCAAAGGACACACATAGGGCTGAAACCCTATGAATGCtatgaatgtgggaaatcctttTGGATCAATTCACACCTTATCCTGCATCAGAGAACTCATACAGGGGAGAAACCATTTGAATGTCCTGACTGTGGGAAATCTTTCTGTCAGAAGGCATATCTTACACAACATCAGAAAACCCACGTAAAGGATAAACCCTACAAATGTAATGCATGCGGGAAAACTTTCTACCACAAGTCAGTACTCACCAGGCATCAGAAAATTCATACAGAGTTGAAACCTTATGAATGTTGCGAATGTGGGAAAACGTGTTTGGAGTCTGACCACATGGTGCATCAGAGAAACACAGGGGAGAAACCCTTTGTGTGTCctgaatgtgggaaatccttcAGCCGTAAATCTACCCTCTCTCAACATCACAGGACACATACAGGGGAGAAACCGTTCGAGTGTCATGAATGTGGAAAAATCTTCTATAATAAATCGTCCCTAAGTAAACATAGTAGGATacacacaggggagaaaccctacggatgtaatgaatgtgggaaaacttTCTGCCAGAAGTCTCAGCTCACTTATCACCAGAGAATCCACATAGGTGACAAACCTTATGAGTGTAATCAATGTGGAAAGGCTTTCTGTTATAAGTCAGCTCTAATTGTGCACCAGAGAACTCATACAAAAGAAAAGCcctataaatgtaatgaatgtgggaagtcTTTCTGTGTGAAGTCAGGACTTACTCTACATCAGAGAAAacacacaggggagaaaccctatgaatgtaatgaatgtggaaaatcTTTTGTCCAGAAGTCTAGGCTCACTCAGCACCAGAGAATGCACATAGGAGAGcaaccctatgaatgtaatgaatgtcGAAGGGCTTTCTGTGATAAATCAGCTCTAAGTGTGCACCAGAGAACTCATACAGAAGAAAAACcctataaatgtaatgaatgtgggaaatctttcTATTTGAAGTCAGCACTTCTTATACATCAGAGAAAACACACAGGGGAAAAACCCTACAAATGTAACCAATGTGGGAAATCCTTCATTCATAGATCTTCTCTCACAGTGCATTATAGGGTTCACACAGGGGAGAAATCTTGTcagtgtaatgaatgtgggaaaattTTTTACCGTAAATCAAACCTTGTTAACCATCAGAGGTCACACACAGGCgagaagccctatgaatgtaACACATGTGGAAAGCCCTTCTCTCAGAAGTCAAACCTCATTGTACatcagagaacacacacacaagaaaaaccTTAG
- the LOC131493665 gene encoding zinc finger protein 33B-like isoform X2 has protein sequence MLENYSHLVSVGSCATKPEVIFRLEQGEEPWIWEEEFPSQSLPEVWETDHKKGRSRENQHKPVKEVAFISKKTLTKERDIVIGKPFNLDTNSFPSRESLCQCDSYGVSFSCISELCINKKRRLGEKTGEFSACGKLLLSIKHKKTPTSEKSEFFKHGETFSQDEDSVDREKIQSAEKNFEYYMYQETFPKKATLSTYKREITEENHSECIEYGRTFFPNSSFLLHHMNASDENHCGLRGCGKSLCVKSTLLKPHGARMKPSECSESGDRFRGDLCLPQLQKTHTGEKHFECNECGKAFWHKSHLTRHQRIHTGEKRFQCDECGKTFWEKSDLTKHQRSHTGEKPYVCNECGKAFSHKSALTIHQRIHTGEKPYQCSACGKTFYQKTDLTKHQRTHIGLKPYECYECGKSFWINSHLILHQRTHTGEKPFECPDCGKSFCQKAYLTQHQKTHVKDKPYKCNACGKTFYHKSVLTRHQKIHTELKPYECCECGKTCLESDHMVHQRNTGEKPFVCPECGKSFSRKSTLSQHHRTHTGEKPFECHECGKIFYNKSSLSKHSRIHTGEKPYGCNECGKTFCQKSQLTYHQRIHIGDKPYECNQCGKAFCYKSALIVHQRTHTKEKPYKCNECGKSFCVKSGLTLHQRKHTGEKPYECNECGKSFVQKSRLTQHQRMHIGEQPYECNECRRAFCDKSALSVHQRTHTEEKPYKCNECGKSFYLKSALLIHQRKHTGEKPYKCNQCGKSFIHRSSLTVHYRVHTGEKSCQCNECGKIFYRKSNLVNHQRSHTGEKPYECNTCGKPFSQKSNLIVHQRTHTQEKP, from the coding sequence aagTCTGGGAAACTGATCACAAGAAAGGAAGGAGCCGAGAAAACCAGCATAAACCTGTGAAGGAAGTTGCATTCATCAGTAAGAAAACGCTGACCAAGGAACGTGATATTGTAATAGGAAAACCATTTAACCTGGACACAAATTCGTTTCCTTCCAGAGAAAGCCTCTGTCAGTGTGACTCATATGGAGTGAGTTTCAGCTGTATTTCTGAATTGTGTATCAATAAGAAAAGACGTTTGGGAGAAAAGACTGGTGAATTTAGTGCCTGTGGAAAATTGCTACTCAGTATTAAACACAAGAAAACTCCTACTAGtgagaaaagtgaattttttaaacatgggGAAACTTTCAGTCAGGATGAGGACTCTGTTGATCGTGAAAAGATTCAAAGTGCAGAGaaaaattttgaatattacaTGTATCAAGAAACCTTCCCCAAAAAGGCAACATTGAGTACGTACAAGAGAGAGATCACTGAAGAGAATCACTCTGAATGTATTGAATATGGGAGAACCTTCTTTCCTAACTCCTCTTTCTTGTTACATCACATGAATGCCTCCGACGAGAATCACTGTGGACTGCGTGGTTGTGGGAAATCGTTATGTGTGAAGTCTACCCTTTTGAAACCTCATGGGGCACGTATGAAACCCTCGGAGTGTAGTGAGAGTGGGGATCGTTTCCGGGGGGATTTATGCCTTCCACAACTTCAGAAAactcatacaggagagaaacacTTTGAatgcaatgaatgtgggaaagcgtTTTGGCATAAGTCCCACCTCACTCGACATCAGAGGatacacacaggagagaaacgcTTTCAGTGTGATGAATGTGGAAAAACTTTCTGGGAGAAGTCAGACCTCACGAAACATCAGAGATCACACACGGGGGAGAAGCCCTATGTGTGCAACGAATGTGGTAAAGCCTTCAGCCACAAGTCCGCCCTCACGATACACCAGAGAATACATACAGGGGAGAAACCCTATCAGTGTAGCGCGTGTGGGAAAACTTTTTACCAGAAGACAGACCTCACCAAACACCAAAGGACACACATAGGGCTGAAACCCTATGAATGCtatgaatgtgggaaatcctttTGGATCAATTCACACCTTATCCTGCATCAGAGAACTCATACAGGGGAGAAACCATTTGAATGTCCTGACTGTGGGAAATCTTTCTGTCAGAAGGCATATCTTACACAACATCAGAAAACCCACGTAAAGGATAAACCCTACAAATGTAATGCATGCGGGAAAACTTTCTACCACAAGTCAGTACTCACCAGGCATCAGAAAATTCATACAGAGTTGAAACCTTATGAATGTTGCGAATGTGGGAAAACGTGTTTGGAGTCTGACCACATGGTGCATCAGAGAAACACAGGGGAGAAACCCTTTGTGTGTCctgaatgtgggaaatccttcAGCCGTAAATCTACCCTCTCTCAACATCACAGGACACATACAGGGGAGAAACCGTTCGAGTGTCATGAATGTGGAAAAATCTTCTATAATAAATCGTCCCTAAGTAAACATAGTAGGATacacacaggggagaaaccctacggatgtaatgaatgtgggaaaacttTCTGCCAGAAGTCTCAGCTCACTTATCACCAGAGAATCCACATAGGTGACAAACCTTATGAGTGTAATCAATGTGGAAAGGCTTTCTGTTATAAGTCAGCTCTAATTGTGCACCAGAGAACTCATACAAAAGAAAAGCcctataaatgtaatgaatgtgggaagtcTTTCTGTGTGAAGTCAGGACTTACTCTACATCAGAGAAAacacacaggggagaaaccctatgaatgtaatgaatgtggaaaatcTTTTGTCCAGAAGTCTAGGCTCACTCAGCACCAGAGAATGCACATAGGAGAGcaaccctatgaatgtaatgaatgtcGAAGGGCTTTCTGTGATAAATCAGCTCTAAGTGTGCACCAGAGAACTCATACAGAAGAAAAACcctataaatgtaatgaatgtgggaaatctttcTATTTGAAGTCAGCACTTCTTATACATCAGAGAAAACACACAGGGGAAAAACCCTACAAATGTAACCAATGTGGGAAATCCTTCATTCATAGATCTTCTCTCACAGTGCATTATAGGGTTCACACAGGGGAGAAATCTTGTcagtgtaatgaatgtgggaaaattTTTTACCGTAAATCAAACCTTGTTAACCATCAGAGGTCACACACAGGCgagaagccctatgaatgtaACACATGTGGAAAGCCCTTCTCTCAGAAGTCAAACCTCATTGTACatcagagaacacacacacaagaaaaaccTTAG